A genomic region of Anopheles coustani chromosome 3, idAnoCousDA_361_x.2, whole genome shotgun sequence contains the following coding sequences:
- the LOC131269727 gene encoding glucose dehydrogenase [FAD, quinone]-like, translated as MRALYSQVILCLVLDLPKFSVAWLSFGNISSIVTDAKEMNYGNHPIRDAYDFIIVGAGPAGCVLANRLSEDPSVTVLLLEIGRGERPLLTDSPLVGPILASTDYNFGYTTEKQRHGCLGLRGGRCSWAHGRGVGGSSIINNVIFTRGNRRDYDSWAKAGNEGWSWDDVLPLYKRIETANIRDFGDNGFHGTSGRLSVEDCPFRSDIARAFVESAEEAGYRYLDYNAGDNLGVSFLQAHTRNGRRATGGNSYLRDVVDRENLHVLTRAWVTRVLIDPDTKTATGVRLLHNRQYYEVEASMEVILSAGAFESPKLLMLSGVGPAKHLKQHGIKPLQDLPVGRKVYEHGGVFGPVFIVREPTDNLVSFDQLTNIGEVLRFRNGSGPLTSNSVESLLYVKSPFAEDPDPDYPDVEVMQAFTSFSFDTSPGTKRAYFLTDRMYDEYFRPLANKRNFMFLPMLLKPRAVGRVELKSSNPFHHPAFRYQYFEDERDVDALVYAIKEVIRISTKAPLRRMAVELYSRKVPGCQYMPFNTVDYWRCHVRTLTATFQHQVATCKMGPPEDPEAVVDNRLRVYGVKRLRVADVGIIPEAPTGHTSAHSFLIGEKASDLIKQDHRLR; from the exons ATGCGTGCGCTATATAGCCAAGTGATCCTCTGTCTAGTACTAGACCTCCCCAAGTTCAGTGTAGCGTGGTTGAGTTTCGGTAACATCTCCAGCATCGTGACGGATGCGAAGGAAATGAACTACGGAAACCACCCGATCCGGGATGCGTACGATTTCATCATCGTAGGCGCAGGTCCTGCCGGGTGTGTTCTAGCCAACCGACTGTCCGAGGACCCTTCAGTGACGGTGCTACTGCTCGAGATTGGTCGCGGTGAGAGACCACTCCTCACCGATTCGCCTCTCGTCGGGCCGATACTCGCTTCGACGGACTACAACTTTGGATACACCACGGAGAAACAGCGCCATGGGTGTTTGGGTCTTCGCGGTGGACGGTGTAGCTGGGCGCATGGACGTGGCGTCGGTGGATCATCCATCATTAACAATGTGATCTTCACGCGTGGCAATCGGCGGGACTATGATAGTTGGGCGAAGGCGGGCAACGAGGGCTGGAGCTGGGACGACGTGTTGCCACTGTACAAGCGTATCGAAACGGCCAACATTCGTGACTTTGGTGACAATGGGTTTCACGGGACTAGTGGACGGTTGTCGGTCGAGGACTGCCCGTTCAG GTCAGATATTGCCCGCGCGTTTGTGGAGAGTGCAGAAGAGGCCGGTTACCGCTACCTGGACTACAACGCCGGTGATAACTTGGGAGTATCCTTCCTTCAGGCACATACCCGCAATGGACGGCGAGCTACGGGAGGGAACAGTTACCTACGGGATGTGGTGGATCGCGAAAATCTGCACGTCCTCACTAGAGCGTGGGTCACCCGAGTGCTCATCGATCCCG ATACGAAAACGGCCACCGGTGTGCGCCTGCTTCATAACAGGCAGTACTATGAGGTGGAAGCATCCATGGAGGTCATCCTATCGGCCGGTGCCTTCGAGAGTCCCAAGCTACTGATGCTCTCCGGCGTGGGCCCAGCGAAACACCTCAAACAGCACGGCATCAAGCCACTACAGGATCTCCCCGTTGGGCGCAAAGTGTACGAGCATGGCGGTGTCTTCGGACCGGTGTTTATCGTACGTGAACCGACCGACAATCTCGTCAGCTTCGATCAGCTGACCAACATCGGGGAGGTGTTGCGCTTCCGCAACGGATCCGGTCCACTCACGTCGAACTCTGTCGAGAGCCTGCTGTACGTGAAGTCCCCATTCGCCGAGGATCCAGATCCGGACTATCCGGACGTTGAGGTGATGCAAGCGTTCACATCGTTCAGCTTCGACACCTCACCCGGAACGAAGCGCGCATACTTTCTGACCGATCGGATGTACGACGAGTACTTCCGACCGTTGGCGAACAAACGAAACTTTATGTTCCTCCCGATGCTGCTAAAGCCGCGGGCCGTTGGACGCGTCGAACTGAAGTCTTCCAATCCCTTCCACCATCCGGCGTTCCGGTATCAATACTTCGAGGACGAACGGGATGTGGATGCGCTGGTGTACGCAATAAAGGAGGTGATCCGTATCAGCACCAAGGCACCCCTGCGCCGTATGGCGGTCGAGCTGTACTCGCGGAAGGTTCCCGGATGTCAGTACATGCCGTTCAACACGGTCGATTACTGGCGTTGCCACGTGCGAACACTGACCGCTACGTTCCAGCATCAG GTTGCGACATGCAAAATGGGACCCCCCGAAGACCCCGAAGCGGTCGTCGACAATCGGCTACGGGTGTACGGTGTCAAACGGTTGCGCGTGGCGGACGTTGGCATCATACCAGAGGCACCGACCGGTCACACCAGTGCACACAGTTTCCTCATTGGTGAAAAAGCATCCGACTTGATCAAGCAAGACC
- the LOC131269718 gene encoding glucose dehydrogenase [FAD, quinone]-like, with amino-acid sequence MKDLLVFIVCLLVLPSTTITFVHKKTPDQSNLTVGNFVDFTRWLGIDYGEPKLRKRYDYVIVGAGPAGSVLAARLSEDPNVSVLLLEAGRAEIPLVTTIPLSAPNLQATDYNFAYETETQTRACLGLWDRKCSWPHGRGVGGSSIINYMIYTRGNRRDYDAWAAAGNPGWSWEDMLPYHIRAERANLRDFGGNGFHGRQGPLSVEDCPFRSRIATAFVESAQQAGFRYLDYNAGDQIGVSFLQANTLQGRRVTSGNAYLVPVRNRPNLHILTRAWVTRVLISQATKEATGVVFVRNGKTHTVKARKEVILSAGAFESAKLLMLSGVGPADHLRSFGIPVVQDLPVGEQLYEHPGVFGPVFLVRQPIDGYTNLDENLTLGNILQYLKGRGVFTTNSVESLMYVKSPVAASPDPGLPDVEIMQAFTSIAFDTGYGTARSFRLTNATYDGYFRPIENVRSFQYLPMLLKPYTRGTLRLKSTNPFHHPVFHYQYFEDDRDLEALVYGMEEAIRVTSQEPFRKLGVELYRKHLPGCEQYPFGTHRYWRCHVMTLTATFHHQVATCKMGPPTDPEAIVDHQLRVYGVGRLRVADIGVVPFPPTAHTAAIAFAIGEKAADLVREAAAMGHYTSRSKDQRVTAEPSADKSFLWSPFDWPFK; translated from the exons ATGAAGGACCTGTTAGTGTTTATCGTCTGCCTACTGGTGTTGCCATCGACCACCATTACCTTCGTCCACAAGAAAACTCCCGACCAAAGCAACCTCACCGTGGGGAACTTTGTCGACTTCACGCGATGGCTTGGTATCGATTATGGCGAACCAAAGCTCCGCAAACGCTACGACTACGTCATAGTCGGCGCAGGACCGGCTGGCAGCGTCCTAGCGGCGCGTCTTTCCGAAGATCCGAACGTctcggtgctgctgctggaagcTGGCCGTGCGGAAATACCATTAGTGACCACCATTCCACTGAGTGCCCCGAACCTGCAGGCTACCGACTACAATTTTGCGtacgaaaccgaaacccagACACGCGCCTGCCTTGGTCTGTGGGACCGGAAGTGCAGTTGGCCACATGGCCGTGGCGTCGGTGGATCGTCGATTATCAACTACATGATCTACACGCGGGGCAACCGGCGGGACTACGACGCCTGGGCCGCCGCCGGCAATCCGGGCTGGAGCTGGGAGGACATGCTGCCGTACCACATCCGAGCGGAGCGGGCAAACCTGCGCGACTTCGGCGGCAATGGATTCCACGGCCGCCAAGGCCCGCTTTCCGTCGAGGATTGTCCCTTCAG ATCCCGAATAGCTACTGCATTTGTCGAAAGCGCTCAACAGGCTGGCTTCCGGTATCTGGACTACAACGCTGGCGATCAGATCGGTGTGTCATTCCTGCAGGCGAACACCCTCCAGGGACGTCGTGTGACGAGCGGCAACGCCTACCTCGTTCCCGTACGCAACCGACCCAACCTGCACATCCTCACCCGGGCGTGGGTGACGCGGGTTTTGATAAGCCAAG CCACGAAGGAAGCGACCGGTGTGGTGTTCGTACGCAACGGTAAAACACACACGGTGAAGGCCCGGAAGGAAGTGATCCTTTCAGCTGGTGCTTTCGAGAGCGCCAAGTTGCTTATGCTGTCGGGAGTTGGGCCTGCGGATCATCTGCGATCATTTGGCATTCCGGTGGTACAGGATCTACCGGTTGGTGAGCAACTGTACGAGCATCCGGGAGTATTCGGTCCGGTGTTCCTCGTACGACAACCCATCGATGGCTACACCAACCTGGATGAGAACCTCACCCTCGGTAACATCCTACAGTACCTCAAGGGTCGTGGCGTCTTCACGACGAACTCAGTGGAGAGTTTGATGTACGTAAAGTCTCCGGTTGCGGCCAGTCCGGACCCGGGACTCCCCGACGTCGAGATCATGCAAGCGTTCACCTCAATCGCCTTCGATACGGGTTACGGTACGGCACGCTCCTTCCGGTTAACGAATGCCACATACGACGGCTACTTCCGGCCAATCGAAAACGTCCGCTCGTTCCAGTACCTGCCGATGCTGCTGAAGCCGTACACGCGAGGAACACTGCGCCTAAAGTCCACCAATCCATTCCACCATCCCGTGTTCCACTACCAGTACTTCGAGGACGACCGTGACCTGGAGGCGTTGGTGTACGGAATGGAGGAAGCGATCCGCGTTACCTCCCAGGAACCGTTCCGCAAGCTCGGGGTCGAGCTGTACCGAAAGCATCTACCCGGCTGCGAACAATATCCGTTCGGAACGCACCGATACTGGCGTTGCCACGTGATGACCCTAACGGCGACGTTCCACCATCAGGTTGCCACCTGCAAGATGGGACCCCCGACCGATCCGGAGGCGATCGTCGACCACCAGCTCCGGGTGTATGGCGTTGGACGGCTACGGGTCGCCGACATCGGCGTTGTCCCGTTCCCTCCGACGGCTCACACAGCGGCCATAGCATTCGCGATCGGTGAGAAGGCTGCCGATCTGGTACGGGAGGCTGCCGCAATGGGACACTATACCAGCAGGTCGAAAGACCAACGCGTCACCGCCGAACCGTCGGCAGATAAATCCTTCCTCTGGTCTCCCTTCGACTGGCCCTTTAAATGA